A window of the Bradyrhizobium ottawaense genome harbors these coding sequences:
- a CDS encoding thiazole synthase: MLNFYGKPFASRLLIGSALYPSPAIMQGAIRASGANIVTVSLRRESAGGKTGDAFWSLIRELNVTVLPNTAGCRSVREAVTTAKLARELFGTPWIKLEVIADNDTLQPDVVGLVEAAAILIKDGFEVFPYCTEDLGVAMRLVDAGCKVVMPWAAPIGSAKGIINRDALKLLRDRLPDITLVVDAGLGAPSHAAHALELGYDAVLLNTAIAKAADPIAMANAFRLAVEAGRTAFEAGLMEARDFASPSTPVIGTPFWHAVS; encoded by the coding sequence ATGCTGAACTTCTACGGCAAACCCTTTGCCTCCCGCCTCTTGATCGGCAGCGCGCTGTATCCCTCGCCGGCGATCATGCAGGGCGCCATTCGGGCGTCCGGCGCCAACATCGTCACGGTGTCGCTGCGGCGCGAGTCCGCCGGTGGCAAGACCGGCGATGCGTTCTGGTCGCTGATCCGCGAGCTTAATGTGACGGTGCTGCCGAACACCGCCGGCTGCCGCAGCGTGCGCGAGGCGGTGACCACGGCAAAACTGGCGCGCGAATTGTTCGGCACGCCCTGGATCAAGCTCGAAGTGATCGCCGACAACGATACGCTGCAGCCCGACGTGGTCGGCCTGGTCGAGGCCGCCGCGATCCTGATCAAGGACGGTTTTGAAGTATTCCCCTATTGCACCGAAGACCTCGGCGTTGCGATGCGGCTGGTCGACGCCGGCTGCAAGGTGGTGATGCCCTGGGCCGCCCCGATTGGAAGTGCCAAAGGCATCATCAACCGCGACGCGCTAAAGCTGCTGCGCGATCGCCTGCCCGATATCACGCTGGTGGTCGACGCCGGCCTCGGCGCGCCGTCGCATGCGGCCCACGCGCTCGAACTCGGCTACGACGCCGTGCTGCTCAATACCGCGATTGCAAAAGCCGCCGACCCGATCGCGATGGCCAACGCGTTTCGCCTCGCCGTGGAAGCCGGCCGAACTGCCTTTGAAGCCGGGCTGATGGAAGCCCGCGACTTCGCCTCCCCATCAACCCCTGTCATCGGGACCCCGTTCTGGCATGCCGTATCCTGA
- the thiS gene encoding sulfur carrier protein ThiS: protein MRVTVNGEQREISASRVDALLSELEYEGTHFAIAVNYDVLPKSRWAETTLKSGDEIEIITPRQGG, encoded by the coding sequence ATGCGTGTAACCGTCAATGGCGAGCAGCGGGAGATATCAGCCTCGCGCGTCGATGCGCTGCTCAGCGAGCTCGAATACGAAGGCACGCATTTTGCGATTGCTGTGAACTACGACGTGCTGCCGAAAAGCCGCTGGGCCGAGACCACGCTGAAGAGCGGCGACGAGATTGAGATCATCACGCCGCGGCAGGGAGGGTGA
- a CDS encoding PRC-barrel domain-containing protein — MLAKYTIAALAGSAMLAGAAFAQTPAATTTDSAGAAPASATSSSLQGDWRASKIAGLSVYNDNNESVGSINDLLTDKSGNIKAVVIGVGGFLGVGEHLVAVPFDKVKFVTEPVAYTGAANAPGASGAARTSSTMPPSSTTTTGAATTAPAATAKPNPWYPDHAVYNATKDELKAMPEFKYSTN; from the coding sequence ATGTTAGCCAAATATACCATCGCAGCCCTTGCCGGCTCCGCCATGCTTGCCGGTGCCGCGTTCGCGCAGACGCCTGCCGCGACCACTACCGACAGCGCCGGCGCGGCGCCTGCGTCCGCTACATCTTCGTCGCTCCAGGGTGACTGGCGTGCGTCCAAGATCGCCGGCCTGAGCGTCTACAATGACAACAACGAGAGCGTCGGCTCGATCAACGACCTGCTCACCGACAAGAGCGGTAACATCAAGGCGGTCGTGATCGGCGTCGGCGGCTTCCTCGGCGTCGGCGAACATCTCGTCGCCGTACCGTTCGACAAGGTGAAGTTCGTCACCGAGCCGGTGGCCTATACCGGTGCGGCCAACGCGCCGGGCGCATCCGGGGCCGCCAGGACGTCTTCGACCATGCCGCCTTCTTCGACCACGACGACGGGCGCTGCGACCACCGCGCCGGCGGCGACCGCGAAGCCCAATCCCTGGTATCCGGACCACGCCGTGTACAACGCGACCAAGGATGAGTTGAAGGCGATGCCGGAGTTCAAGTATTCGACCAACTAG
- a CDS encoding RidA family protein encodes MPPIKHFAPPSGVKSPPLSFAARTGDLLFISGIPGFDENGVLADGFEAQFGFVVANIKRVLDEAGATFRDLVKVNVLLTRASDVPVMNKLYAAAFGPAPYPARTTCVVVALPDPKMLIEIEGVAQLTGR; translated from the coding sequence ATGCCCCCGATCAAGCACTTCGCCCCTCCATCAGGCGTCAAGTCGCCACCGCTGTCGTTCGCCGCCCGCACCGGCGACCTGCTGTTCATCTCCGGCATTCCCGGCTTCGACGAGAACGGCGTGCTGGCTGACGGGTTCGAGGCGCAGTTCGGCTTTGTGGTCGCCAACATCAAGCGCGTGCTCGACGAGGCCGGGGCGACGTTTCGCGACCTGGTCAAGGTCAACGTGCTGCTGACCCGCGCCTCTGACGTCCCGGTCATGAACAAGCTCTATGCCGCGGCGTTCGGGCCGGCGCCCTATCCCGCCCGCACCACCTGCGTGGTGGTGGCGCTGCCCGATCCAAAAATGCTGATCGAGATCGAAGGCGTGGCGCAGCTCACGGGACGGTAA
- a CDS encoding lipocalin-like domain-containing protein, which yields MKLRIAATLLALALSAATAAAQPAKGLKEQIVGTWNFVVAEVAAPDGKKSFPFGETPKGILIFTADGRFAQIHVAGDVPKIASNNRMTGTPEEYAAIMRRSLSVFGTWTVDEASKTVTYTIVSSSFPNWEGEAQTRNIDKLTDDEFVNTNPNVGGGRGSASNFYRRMK from the coding sequence ATGAAGTTGAGGATCGCCGCCACGTTGCTCGCGCTCGCTTTGTCGGCCGCCACCGCCGCCGCGCAACCGGCCAAGGGTCTCAAGGAGCAGATCGTCGGCACCTGGAATTTCGTGGTCGCCGAAGTCGCGGCGCCCGACGGCAAGAAGTCGTTTCCGTTCGGCGAGACGCCCAAGGGCATCTTGATCTTCACCGCCGACGGCCGCTTCGCGCAGATCCATGTCGCAGGCGACGTGCCCAAAATCGCCTCCAACAACCGCATGACCGGCACGCCGGAGGAATACGCCGCCATCATGCGGCGTAGCCTGTCGGTGTTCGGCACCTGGACCGTCGACGAGGCCAGCAAGACCGTCACCTACACCATCGTGTCGTCCTCATTCCCGAACTGGGAGGGCGAGGCGCAGACCCGCAATATCGACAAATTGACCGACGACGAGTTCGTCAACACCAACCCGAACGTTGGCGGCGGGCGCGGGAGTGCGAGCAATTTTTATCGGCGGATGAAGTAG
- a CDS encoding DUF2380 domain-containing protein: protein MSVTGNSQEARNLQASRLRIGATIAFAICAATGFSSGFESSLAAPPLAVAVADFDYVDTSGEAVDQSAEHRTRVASFAALLRDNIGARGDYRVMPIDCPDHPCTATSMTPDAFVAAARRAGARLVVYGGIRKMSTLVQWGEVQLLDLENEKLLLRRTVTFRGDNDMAYRRAADFVGDTLKDAMPKP from the coding sequence ATGAGCGTGACCGGAAATTCGCAAGAAGCGCGGAATTTGCAAGCTTCGCGCCTGCGCATCGGTGCGACGATCGCGTTCGCGATCTGCGCCGCGACAGGCTTTTCGTCCGGGTTCGAGAGCTCATTGGCCGCGCCGCCGCTGGCGGTTGCCGTGGCGGATTTCGATTATGTCGACACCTCGGGCGAGGCCGTGGACCAGAGCGCCGAGCATCGCACCCGCGTGGCGTCGTTCGCCGCACTGCTGCGCGACAATATTGGCGCCCGGGGCGATTATCGGGTGATGCCGATCGATTGCCCGGATCATCCCTGCACCGCCACCAGCATGACGCCGGATGCGTTTGTCGCGGCGGCCCGCCGCGCCGGCGCGCGGCTGGTGGTCTATGGCGGCATCCGCAAGATGAGCACGCTGGTGCAGTGGGGCGAGGTGCAGTTGCTCGATCTCGAGAACGAGAAGCTGCTGCTGCGGCGCACCGTGACGTTCCGCGGCGACAACGACATGGCCTATCGCCGTGCCGCCGATTTCGTCGGCGATACGCTGAAGGACGCGATGCCGAAGCCGTGA
- a CDS encoding response regulator produces MAQPAPNILVVEDDRETRTLIAKYLRTNACNVTTATDGREMARAMTDHRVDLLILDVMLPGEDGITLCRKVRAESQTPIIMLTARGEDVDRILGLEMGADDYLAKPFNPRELLARINAVLRRQAAAQTASATEGATALGFAGFRIDLRLRELRDPEGARVAMTSAEFDLLRTLCERPGRVLSRDSLLDLTQGRNAGSFERSIDVLVSRIRRKIEPDPLEPTMIKTVRSGGYMFTPRVEPILAAGN; encoded by the coding sequence ATGGCCCAGCCCGCGCCCAACATCCTTGTCGTGGAAGACGACCGCGAAACGCGAACGCTGATCGCGAAATACCTGCGCACCAACGCCTGCAACGTCACCACCGCGACCGACGGCCGCGAAATGGCGCGCGCGATGACCGACCATCGCGTCGATCTCCTGATCCTCGACGTCATGCTGCCCGGCGAGGACGGCATCACCCTGTGCCGCAAGGTACGCGCGGAGTCGCAGACGCCGATCATCATGCTGACCGCGCGCGGCGAGGACGTCGACCGCATCCTCGGCCTGGAGATGGGCGCCGACGACTATCTGGCAAAGCCCTTCAACCCGCGCGAACTGCTGGCCCGCATCAACGCGGTGCTGCGCCGGCAGGCCGCCGCCCAAACCGCCAGCGCCACCGAGGGCGCCACCGCGCTCGGCTTTGCCGGTTTTCGCATCGACCTCCGCTTGCGCGAACTGCGCGATCCCGAAGGCGCCCGCGTCGCGATGACCAGCGCCGAATTCGACCTGCTGCGGACCCTGTGCGAGCGGCCCGGCCGCGTGCTGTCGCGCGACAGCCTGCTCGACCTCACGCAAGGCCGCAACGCCGGCTCGTTCGAGCGGTCGATCGACGTGCTGGTGAGCCGCATCCGCCGCAAGATCGAGCCCGATCCGCTCGAACCCACCATGATCAAGACGGTGCGGTCCGGCGGCTACATGTTCACACCAAGGGTTGAACCGATTTTAGCCGCCGGCAACTGA
- a CDS encoding ATP-binding protein has product MKFFGFLNLRGVSGQIAALVVASVVTLHLIITASFLIHRPDQPDPSFDRGHAQLAAAAQLLRAAPAPDRPRLIGDIARAFPLLGIASIAPGPAPAAAEPDGINLRSLHRRLGSGYRIFALPPDGAARRLGIALPDGAMISTNILPEPRRPPFLGPWMTTLLFAVISVTLLGLWAARALTAPLSSFARAAESFSLNGAAAPLPERGPEEIRSVAKALNRMRERITGLIDDRTRMLAAISHDLRTPITRMRLRSEFIEDETHRSRMLGDLDQMRSMLESVLSFLRNDRTLEAMTLVDIASTLQLVTDQFGDMGRKVSYDGPPHAMATVRPDDLLRSVTNLVENAVRFGAEATIRLRTSPDQVTIDVEDDGPGISDAQKSNVLEPFVRGDDARNMDETSGFGLGLSIANAIALAHGGTLSLHDRQPHGLVVRIQLPVHQQIERSAA; this is encoded by the coding sequence ATGAAGTTTTTCGGTTTCCTCAACCTGCGCGGCGTCAGCGGCCAGATCGCAGCACTGGTTGTGGCCTCGGTCGTCACGCTGCATCTGATCATCACGGCGAGTTTTCTGATCCACCGGCCGGATCAGCCGGATCCGTCGTTCGACCGCGGCCACGCGCAGCTCGCCGCGGCCGCGCAGTTGCTCCGTGCTGCGCCCGCGCCGGATCGGCCGCGGCTGATCGGCGATATCGCGCGCGCCTTCCCGCTGCTCGGCATCGCGAGCATCGCGCCGGGACCGGCGCCTGCGGCAGCCGAGCCCGACGGCATCAATCTGCGCAGCCTGCACCGGCGCCTCGGCAGCGGCTATCGCATCTTCGCGCTGCCGCCCGATGGCGCGGCCCGCAGACTCGGCATCGCGCTGCCGGACGGCGCGATGATATCGACCAACATCCTGCCGGAGCCGCGGCGTCCACCGTTCCTGGGCCCCTGGATGACGACGCTGTTGTTTGCCGTGATCAGCGTCACCCTGCTCGGGCTGTGGGCCGCGCGCGCATTGACCGCGCCGCTGTCGTCGTTTGCCAGGGCCGCCGAAAGTTTCAGCCTCAACGGCGCCGCCGCACCGCTGCCCGAACGCGGGCCGGAAGAAATCCGTTCGGTGGCGAAGGCGCTCAACCGCATGCGCGAGCGCATCACCGGCCTGATCGACGACCGCACCAGGATGCTGGCCGCGATCAGCCACGACCTGCGCACGCCGATCACGCGGATGCGGCTGCGCTCGGAATTCATCGAGGACGAGACCCATCGCAGCCGTATGCTCGGCGATCTCGACCAGATGCGCTCGATGCTGGAATCCGTGCTGTCGTTCCTGCGCAACGACCGCACGCTCGAGGCGATGACGCTGGTCGATATCGCCTCGACGCTGCAGCTCGTCACCGACCAGTTCGGCGACATGGGCCGCAAGGTGAGCTATGACGGCCCGCCGCACGCGATGGCGACTGTCCGGCCGGACGACCTGCTCCGCAGCGTCACCAATCTGGTCGAAAATGCCGTGCGGTTCGGTGCCGAAGCGACCATCCGCCTTCGCACCTCGCCTGACCAAGTGACCATCGATGTCGAGGATGACGGCCCCGGCATTTCGGATGCGCAGAAGAGCAACGTGCTAGAACCGTTCGTGCGCGGCGACGACGCCCGCAACATGGACGAGACCTCGGGCTTCGGCCTTGGTCTATCGATCGCCAACGCCATCGCGCTCGCCCATGGCGGCACGCTGTCGCTGCACGACCGCCAGCCGCACGGGCTGGTGGTTCGCATCCAGCTGCCGGTGCATCAGCAGATCGAGCGTTCAGCGGCTTGA
- the thiC gene encoding phosphomethylpyrimidine synthase ThiC, which produces MNIRSNPDTTLPAVTTGPLPASRKIWVTPDEAPDVRVPLREIILSEGAGEPNLPVYDTSGPYTDPDVTIDVNAGLKRARIEWVKERGGVEEYEGRDIKPEDNGNVGASHAAKAFTAHHKPLRGTGDHMMTQLEFARAGIITKEMIYVATRENLGRKVQLERAEAAIADGESFGASVPAFVTPEFVRSEIARGRAIIPCNINHAELEPMIIGRNFLTKINANIGNSAVTSSVEEEVDKMVWAIRWGADTVMDLSTGRNIHTTREWILRNAPIPIGTVPIYQALEKCEGDPVKLTWELYKDTLIEQCEQGVDYFTIHAGVRLPYIHLTANRVTGIVSRGGSIMAKWCLAHHKESFLYTHFEEICDLMRKYDVSFSLGDGLRPGSIADANDRAQFAELETLGELTQIAWKKGCQVMIEGPGHVPLHKIKINMDKQLKECGEAPFYTLGPLTTDIAPGYDHITSGIGAAMIGWFGCAMLCYVTPKEHLGLPNRDDVKVGVITYKIAAHASDLGKGHPAAQLRDDALSRARFDFRWEDQFNLGLDPETARAYHDETLPKEAHKVAHFCSMCGPKFCSMKITQDVRDYAATLNDPDKRAVAGGGVGMSVSGVIEDGMAQMSAKFKEMGSSVYLDAEKVKESNRVL; this is translated from the coding sequence ATGAACATCCGCTCCAACCCCGACACCACGCTTCCCGCCGTCACCACCGGACCGCTGCCCGCCTCGCGCAAGATCTGGGTGACGCCGGATGAAGCGCCCGATGTCCGCGTACCCTTGCGCGAGATCATCCTCAGCGAAGGCGCCGGCGAGCCGAACCTGCCGGTCTACGACACCTCCGGTCCCTACACCGATCCGGATGTCACCATCGACGTCAACGCCGGCCTGAAGCGCGCGCGCATCGAATGGGTCAAGGAGCGTGGCGGCGTCGAGGAGTACGAAGGACGCGACATCAAGCCGGAAGACAACGGCAATGTCGGCGCCTCGCATGCCGCAAAAGCCTTCACCGCGCATCACAAGCCGCTGCGCGGCACCGGCGATCACATGATGACCCAGCTCGAGTTCGCCCGCGCCGGGATCATCACCAAGGAAATGATCTACGTCGCGACCCGCGAAAACCTCGGCCGCAAGGTGCAGCTCGAACGCGCCGAAGCCGCGATCGCCGATGGCGAGAGCTTTGGCGCCAGCGTCCCCGCCTTCGTGACACCGGAATTCGTTCGCTCCGAGATCGCGCGCGGCCGCGCCATCATCCCCTGCAACATCAACCATGCTGAACTCGAGCCGATGATCATCGGCCGCAATTTCCTCACCAAGATCAACGCCAATATCGGCAACTCCGCTGTCACCTCGTCGGTCGAGGAAGAGGTTGACAAGATGGTGTGGGCGATCCGCTGGGGCGCCGACACCGTGATGGACCTCTCGACCGGCCGCAACATCCACACGACGCGGGAATGGATTCTGCGCAACGCGCCGATCCCGATCGGCACCGTTCCCATTTATCAGGCGCTGGAGAAGTGCGAAGGCGATCCGGTCAAGCTGACCTGGGAGCTCTACAAGGACACGCTGATCGAGCAGTGCGAACAGGGCGTCGACTACTTCACCATCCACGCCGGCGTGCGCCTGCCCTACATCCACCTCACCGCCAACCGCGTCACCGGCATCGTCTCGCGCGGCGGCTCGATCATGGCGAAGTGGTGCCTGGCGCATCACAAGGAAAGCTTCCTCTACACCCACTTCGAGGAAATCTGCGACCTGATGCGCAAATACGATGTCTCGTTCTCGCTCGGCGACGGGCTGCGTCCCGGCTCGATCGCCGACGCCAACGACCGCGCGCAGTTCGCCGAACTGGAGACGCTCGGCGAACTGACGCAGATCGCCTGGAAGAAGGGCTGCCAGGTCATGATCGAAGGCCCCGGCCATGTGCCGCTGCACAAGATCAAGATCAACATGGACAAGCAGCTCAAGGAGTGCGGCGAAGCGCCGTTCTACACGCTCGGGCCGCTGACGACAGACATCGCGCCGGGCTACGACCACATCACCTCGGGCATCGGTGCCGCCATGATCGGCTGGTTCGGCTGCGCGATGCTGTGCTACGTGACGCCGAAGGAGCATCTCGGATTGCCCAACCGCGACGACGTCAAGGTCGGCGTCATCACCTACAAGATCGCGGCCCACGCCTCCGATCTCGGCAAGGGCCACCCCGCCGCGCAACTGCGCGACGACGCTTTGTCACGCGCGCGCTTCGACTTCCGTTGGGAGGACCAGTTCAACCTCGGCCTCGATCCGGAAACCGCCCGCGCCTATCACGACGAAACGCTGCCGAAGGAAGCCCACAAGGTGGCGCACTTCTGCTCGATGTGCGGACCAAAGTTCTGTTCGATGAAGATCACCCAGGACGTCCGCGACTACGCCGCGACGCTGAACGATCCCGACAAGCGCGCGGTGGCCGGTGGCGGCGTCGGCATGTCGGTGTCAGGCGTGATCGAGGATGGCATGGCGCAGATGAGCGCGAAGTTCAAGGAAATGGGATCGAGCGTGTATCTGGATGCGGAGAAGGTGAAGGAGAGTAATCGGGTGCTGTGA
- a CDS encoding dodecin family protein, whose amino-acid sequence MAESVYKVIELIGTSKDSWEKAATAAVARAGKSLRDLRVAEVVTLDLQLDAKGKVEAYRAKLKVSFKFEG is encoded by the coding sequence ATGGCTGAGAGCGTCTACAAGGTTATCGAACTGATCGGTACCAGCAAGGACTCCTGGGAAAAGGCCGCCACCGCGGCCGTTGCCAGGGCCGGAAAATCGTTGCGCGATCTTCGTGTCGCCGAGGTTGTGACGCTCGATCTGCAGCTGGACGCCAAGGGCAAGGTCGAAGCCTACCGCGCCAAGCTGAAAGTCTCGTTCAAGTTTGAGGGCTGA
- a CDS encoding PRC-barrel domain-containing protein — MAIEVMTRPHQLIASDRVEGTVVRRPNGDKIGHIERLMIDKVSGKVSYAVLSFGGFLGIGTNLLPLPWGRLCYSTKSEAYELDIEDEELKRAPSFGADKDFDWGDRAQEAELHRYYGMPPYWGGF; from the coding sequence ATGGCAATCGAGGTCATGACCAGGCCGCATCAGTTGATCGCGAGCGACCGGGTCGAAGGCACCGTGGTACGGCGGCCGAACGGCGACAAGATCGGCCACATCGAGCGGCTGATGATCGACAAGGTTTCCGGCAAAGTATCCTACGCCGTGCTGAGCTTCGGTGGCTTCCTCGGCATCGGAACCAATCTGCTTCCGTTGCCCTGGGGCCGGCTCTGCTACAGCACAAAATCCGAGGCCTATGAACTGGACATCGAGGACGAGGAACTGAAGCGTGCGCCGTCGTTCGGCGCCGACAAGGATTTCGACTGGGGCGACCGTGCGCAGGAAGCGGAGCTGCATCGCTATTACGGCATGCCGCCTTACTGGGGTGGCTTTTGA
- a CDS encoding FAD-dependent oxidoreductase: MLQGSKSRGDSPVSIIGAGIAGAWQALLFAQAGHAVTLYERSDADMTLSTSHWAGGMLAPWCEAEASEPVIVRLGLRSLDLWREHFPKTPFNGSLVVAHARDRADFERFAKLTTGHVRLDAQGLRELEPSLEGRFRDGLFYADEGHVEPRRVLPELHARITAAGGTIKFNSDADANGLEGIVIDCRGLSARDAQKELRGVKGEMIIVETSEVELSRPVRLIHPRWPLYVIPRGDGKFMLGATSIEAEDTGVSVRSALELLGAAYAVHPAFAEARILEFGSGLRPAYPDNLPRITVEQKKIAVNGLYRHGFLLAPALAELTLAHVQRGAIDNEVMRCV; encoded by the coding sequence ATGTTACAGGGTTCCAAGTCGCGGGGGGATTCCCCCGTTTCCATTATCGGCGCGGGCATTGCCGGCGCATGGCAAGCCTTGCTGTTCGCGCAGGCCGGCCACGCCGTCACGTTATACGAGCGCAGCGACGCCGATATGACGCTGTCGACCAGCCACTGGGCCGGCGGCATGCTGGCGCCCTGGTGCGAGGCCGAAGCCTCAGAGCCCGTGATCGTCAGGCTCGGCCTGCGTTCGCTCGACCTCTGGCGCGAGCATTTTCCCAAAACCCCGTTCAACGGCTCGCTGGTGGTGGCGCATGCGCGCGACCGCGCCGATTTCGAACGTTTTGCCAAACTTACCACCGGCCACGTCAGGCTCGACGCGCAGGGTTTGCGCGAACTCGAACCGTCTCTGGAAGGCCGCTTCCGCGACGGGTTGTTCTATGCCGATGAAGGCCATGTCGAGCCGCGCCGCGTGCTGCCGGAACTGCATGCCCGGATCACCGCGGCCGGCGGCACCATCAAGTTCAACAGCGACGCTGACGCCAACGGTCTCGAAGGAATCGTGATCGATTGCCGCGGGCTTTCGGCGCGCGACGCGCAGAAGGAGCTGCGCGGCGTCAAGGGCGAGATGATCATCGTCGAGACATCAGAGGTCGAACTGTCGCGCCCGGTGCGGCTGATCCATCCGCGCTGGCCGCTCTACGTGATCCCGCGCGGCGACGGCAAGTTCATGCTGGGCGCGACCTCGATCGAGGCCGAGGACACCGGCGTCAGCGTACGCTCGGCGCTGGAACTGTTGGGCGCGGCCTATGCCGTGCACCCGGCCTTTGCCGAAGCCCGGATTCTCGAATTCGGCTCCGGGCTTCGTCCGGCCTACCCTGACAACCTGCCGCGGATCACGGTGGAGCAGAAAAAGATCGCCGTGAACGGGCTCTATCGCCACGGTTTCCTGCTGGCGCCGGCGCTGGCGGAGCTGACGCTGGCGCATGTTCAGCGCGGCGCGATCGACAATGAGGTGATGCGATGCGTGTAA
- a CDS encoding lytic transglycosylase domain-containing protein has translation MKRLPVIAWLAATAALLFSPDAKAQNRATYERLVAVHAHANQVPEALVHRVIVRESKYHPDLIGRGGTIGLMQIKLATARGLGYQGDAEGLRDPETNLTYGVKYLAGAYRAAESNHDRAVHLYAAGYYEVAKRQRLDRARHPEPVLASAPPKDAEPSSDVAAEPKEAAAAPVEVAKSDQAAKPEEAAADLEAAKPNTVAAPKRTSTGAPRPKTASASKTALKPIDLIPSFLKPKPDSKGHSKPAAKKLADAKERVPRPPAGMPASTSGGANATKPR, from the coding sequence ATGAAGCGTTTGCCCGTCATCGCCTGGCTCGCCGCCACGGCGGCGCTGCTGTTTTCGCCCGACGCGAAAGCGCAGAATCGCGCGACCTATGAAAGGCTGGTCGCGGTTCACGCGCACGCGAACCAGGTTCCGGAAGCGCTGGTGCATCGGGTGATCGTCCGGGAGAGCAAATATCACCCGGACCTGATCGGGCGCGGCGGCACCATCGGGCTGATGCAGATCAAGCTCGCGACCGCGCGCGGCCTTGGCTACCAGGGCGACGCCGAAGGGTTGCGCGATCCTGAAACCAATCTGACCTACGGCGTGAAATACCTCGCCGGCGCCTACCGCGCCGCCGAAAGCAACCACGACCGCGCCGTGCATTTATATGCCGCTGGCTATTACGAGGTTGCCAAGCGCCAGCGGCTGGACCGCGCCAGGCATCCCGAGCCCGTGCTCGCGAGCGCACCGCCGAAGGATGCCGAGCCGTCCAGCGACGTCGCTGCGGAGCCGAAGGAAGCCGCAGCCGCACCTGTCGAGGTCGCCAAATCGGATCAAGCTGCAAAACCCGAAGAAGCCGCCGCAGATCTCGAGGCCGCGAAGCCCAACACCGTTGCGGCGCCCAAACGTACTTCGACCGGCGCTCCGAGGCCCAAAACCGCTTCGGCTTCCAAAACCGCTTTGAAGCCGATCGATCTGATCCCGAGCTTCCTGAAGCCCAAGCCTGATTCAAAGGGTCATTCAAAGCCCGCTGCGAAGAAGCTCGCGGATGCGAAAGAGCGGGTTCCACGCCCGCCTGCCGGCATGCCTGCCAGCACTTCCGGCGGTGCAAACGCCACAAAGCCGCGTTGA
- a CDS encoding thiamine phosphate synthase: protein MPYPDRRAYPDKFYPVVDSIAWVARLTKLGVGTIQLRAKDLNDSQALQIVSDALAVTKGTPTKLVVNDYWRAAIVAGAQHLHLGQEDLVEADLAEIRSAKLTLGISTHDDDELEIALRATPDYVALGPIFPTTLKSMRFVPQGIPKITEWKKRIGNIPLVAIGGIKFEQAAGIFAAGADSIAVVSDVTQNADPDARVRQWLGQNAEAA, encoded by the coding sequence ATGCCGTATCCTGATCGCCGCGCGTATCCTGATAAATTCTATCCTGTCGTCGACAGCATCGCCTGGGTGGCGCGGCTGACCAAGCTTGGCGTCGGCACCATCCAGTTGCGCGCCAAGGACCTCAACGACTCGCAGGCGCTGCAGATCGTCAGCGACGCGCTGGCGGTGACCAAGGGCACGCCGACCAAACTCGTGGTCAACGACTACTGGCGCGCGGCCATCGTCGCCGGCGCGCAGCATCTGCATCTCGGCCAGGAAGACCTCGTCGAAGCGGATCTCGCCGAAATTCGCAGCGCCAAACTGACGCTCGGCATTTCCACCCATGACGACGACGAGCTTGAGATCGCGCTGCGCGCCACGCCCGATTATGTCGCGCTGGGTCCGATTTTCCCGACCACGCTGAAATCGATGCGCTTCGTGCCGCAGGGCATTCCCAAGATCACCGAGTGGAAGAAGCGCATCGGCAACATCCCGCTGGTCGCGATCGGCGGCATCAAGTTCGAACAGGCCGCTGGGATTTTCGCCGCCGGCGCCGACTCGATCGCTGTCGTCAGCGACGTCACCCAAAACGCCGACCCCGATGCACGGGTGAGGCAATGGCTCGGCCAGAACGCGGAGGCCGCGTGA